In Xiphophorus hellerii strain 12219 unplaced genomic scaffold, Xiphophorus_hellerii-4.1 PGA_scaffold_83__1_contigs__length_249999, whole genome shotgun sequence, a single window of DNA contains:
- the LOC116716725 gene encoding leucine-rich repeat-containing protein 24-like isoform X2, giving the protein MAVGFVLLLSLLLPSPRPSLGVSPPCPAGCRCYSLTVECGSTDLRDIPRLIPPSTQTIFLQDNVISQIRQVDLTLLKHLHYLYLQNNTISGVEPGSFRDQSQLLELALNGNRIHLLTPNMLQGLEQLRILYLSGNDITRLLDYTFQGLQRLQELHLQQNSIEMIADKALFGLTSLALLDLSRNNLHTIGPTSLQPLVSLQVLRITDNPWRCDCALHWLRRWIDEDGQRLLSSAERRLVCNEPPRLSHLSLVEVPLNSLVCIPPVVQLEPRRLAVHLGESLRVSCHASGYPRPQVTWKKASQSQVVDSPRGLVQDLGAGGGEGSEEPFVGRVSLQKTAGEYFDPDTGSGMLFLSNVTVAHAGFYECEAWNAGGVAKVTFQLAINSSTSSSIWASWSQVSSAYSPAWPRLRNHSPVLGSDVSREPLYALGSMAFSALGAATQTAIAVGISLLALTALLLVAMIYSRHHQRDKDADGAEKEESILYVNDYSDGPTTFAQLEEYRDEQGHEMYVLNRAKPVLPPAVSTTDLDCHAPSDTSSQTLSIGPGKTTNPTVPQNKQEQQEIDILTMRRIAGEGGEAEPIIPSEAEGLFLNHTGVFMESQIAYEIHC; this is encoded by the exons ATGGCTGTGGGGTTTGTGCTTCTCTTGTCCCTCCTGCTCCCGTCCCCACGCCCATCTCTGGGTGTGTCTCCTCCCTGTCCTGCCGGCTGCCGCTGCTACAGCCTCACTGTGGAGTGTGGCTCCACCGACCTGAGGGACATCCCCAGACTCATTCCTCCTTCCACTCAG ACCATCTTCCTCCAGGACAATGTGATCAGTCAGATTCGCCAAGTGGACCTAACGCTGCTGAAGCACCTTCATTATCTGTATCTGCAG AACAACACCATTTCAGGTGTGGAGCCTGGCTCTTTTAGGGACCAGAGCCAGCTGTTGGAGCTCGCCCTGAATGGAAACCGGATCCACTTGCTCACACCGAACATGCTTCAGGGGCTTGAACAGCTCCGCATACTGTACCTGTCAGGAAATGACATCACACGCCTGCTGGACTATACCTTCCAGGGTTTACAG CGTCTGCAGGAGCTCCACTTGCAGCAGAACAGCATAGAGATGATAGCAGACAAGGCTCTGTTTGGTTTGACTTCTCTGGCTCTGCTGGACCTGAGCAGGAATAACCTCCACACCATTGGTCCTACATCCCTGCAGCCGCTGGTTAGCCTGCAGGTACTGCGGATTACAG ATAACCCCTGGCGCTGTGATTGTGCTCTCCACTGGCTGAGGAGGTGGATTGATGAAGATGGTCAGCGTCTACTCAGCTCTGCCGAACGCCGGCTGGTCTGTAATGAGCCACCACGTCTTTCCCACCTCAGCCTTGTGGAAGTCCCACTCAACAGCCTGGTGTGTATCCCTCCAGTAGTTCAGCTGGAACCAAGAAGGTTGGCAGTCCATCTGGGGGAGAGCCTCAGGGTGTCCTGCCATGCCTCCGGCTATCCCCGGCCACAA GTGACTTGGAAGAAAGCATCTCAAAGTCAAGTGGTGGACTCCCCTCGGGGTCTGGTTCAGGATCTGGGTGCTGGAGGAGGGGAAGGGTCAGAGGAGCCGTTTGTAGGCAGAGTCAGCCTCCAGAAGACCGCCGGCGAGTACTTTGACCCTGACACTGGCAGTGGCATGCTGTTCCTCAGTAATGTGACTGTGGCCCACGCAGGTTTTTATGAATGCGAGGCCTGGAATGCAGGAGGTGTAGCCAAGGTGACTTTTCAGCTTGCTATCAACTCATCTACTTCTTCCTCAATTTGGGCCTCATGGTCTCAGGTTTCCTCAGCGTATTCCCCAGCTTGGCCCCGGCTGAGGAACCACAGCCCGGTTTTGGGTTCTGATGTGAGCCGGGAGCCGCTATACGCTCTGGGCAGCATGGCCTTCAGTGCTCTGGGAGCTGCCACTCAGACTGCCATCGCTGTGGGCATCTCCCTGCTGGCTTTGACTGCTCTGCTGCTAGTAGCCATGATCTACAGCCGACATCACCAGCGGGACAAGGACGCCGACGGCGCTGAAAAG GAGGAGAGCATCCTGTACGTGAATGACTACTCTGACGGCCCCACCACCTTTGCCCAGCTAGAAGAGTACCGTGATGAACAAGGCCATGAAATGTATGTACTGAACAGAGCCAAGCCTGTGCTTCCCCCAGCAGTCTCCACTACTGATCTGGACTGCCACGCACCATCCGACACCTCCAGCCAAACCCTGTCCATTGGGCCAGGCAAAACTACAAACCCCACTGTCCCTCAGAACAAACAGGAGCAGCAAGAGATTGACATACTAACCATGAGACGCATTGCAGGGGaaggaggagaagcagagccTATTATCCCATCAGAGGCTGAAGGGTTGTTTCTCAACCACACTGGGGTGTTTATGGAATCTCAGATAGCTTATGAGATCCACTGCTAA
- the LOC116716725 gene encoding leucine-rich repeat-containing protein 24-like isoform X3 → MAVGFVLLLSLLLPSPRPSLGVSPPCPAGCRCYSLTVECGSTDLRDIPRLIPPSTQTIFLQDNVISQIRQVDLTLLKHLHYLYLQNNTISGVEPGSFRDQSQLLELALNGNRIHLLTPNMLQGLEQLRILYLSGNDITRLLDYTFQGLQRLQELHLQQNSIEMIADKALFGLTSLALLDLSRNNLHTIGPTSLQPLVSLQVLRITDNPWRCDCALHWLRRWIDEDGQRLLSSAERRLVCNEPPRLSHLSLVEVPLNSLVCIPPVVQLEPRRLAVHLGESLRVSCHASGYPRPQVTWKKASQSQVVDSPRGLVQDLGAGGGEGSEEPFVGRVSLQKTAGEYFDPDTGSGMLFLSNVTVAHAGFYECEAWNAGGVAKVTFQLAINSSTSSSIWASWSQVSSAYSPAWPRLRNHSPVLGSDVSREPLYALGSMAFSALGAATQTAIAVGISLLALTALLLVAMIYSRHHQRDKDADGAEK, encoded by the exons ATGGCTGTGGGGTTTGTGCTTCTCTTGTCCCTCCTGCTCCCGTCCCCACGCCCATCTCTGGGTGTGTCTCCTCCCTGTCCTGCCGGCTGCCGCTGCTACAGCCTCACTGTGGAGTGTGGCTCCACCGACCTGAGGGACATCCCCAGACTCATTCCTCCTTCCACTCAG ACCATCTTCCTCCAGGACAATGTGATCAGTCAGATTCGCCAAGTGGACCTAACGCTGCTGAAGCACCTTCATTATCTGTATCTGCAG AACAACACCATTTCAGGTGTGGAGCCTGGCTCTTTTAGGGACCAGAGCCAGCTGTTGGAGCTCGCCCTGAATGGAAACCGGATCCACTTGCTCACACCGAACATGCTTCAGGGGCTTGAACAGCTCCGCATACTGTACCTGTCAGGAAATGACATCACACGCCTGCTGGACTATACCTTCCAGGGTTTACAG CGTCTGCAGGAGCTCCACTTGCAGCAGAACAGCATAGAGATGATAGCAGACAAGGCTCTGTTTGGTTTGACTTCTCTGGCTCTGCTGGACCTGAGCAGGAATAACCTCCACACCATTGGTCCTACATCCCTGCAGCCGCTGGTTAGCCTGCAGGTACTGCGGATTACAG ATAACCCCTGGCGCTGTGATTGTGCTCTCCACTGGCTGAGGAGGTGGATTGATGAAGATGGTCAGCGTCTACTCAGCTCTGCCGAACGCCGGCTGGTCTGTAATGAGCCACCACGTCTTTCCCACCTCAGCCTTGTGGAAGTCCCACTCAACAGCCTGGTGTGTATCCCTCCAGTAGTTCAGCTGGAACCAAGAAGGTTGGCAGTCCATCTGGGGGAGAGCCTCAGGGTGTCCTGCCATGCCTCCGGCTATCCCCGGCCACAA GTGACTTGGAAGAAAGCATCTCAAAGTCAAGTGGTGGACTCCCCTCGGGGTCTGGTTCAGGATCTGGGTGCTGGAGGAGGGGAAGGGTCAGAGGAGCCGTTTGTAGGCAGAGTCAGCCTCCAGAAGACCGCCGGCGAGTACTTTGACCCTGACACTGGCAGTGGCATGCTGTTCCTCAGTAATGTGACTGTGGCCCACGCAGGTTTTTATGAATGCGAGGCCTGGAATGCAGGAGGTGTAGCCAAGGTGACTTTTCAGCTTGCTATCAACTCATCTACTTCTTCCTCAATTTGGGCCTCATGGTCTCAGGTTTCCTCAGCGTATTCCCCAGCTTGGCCCCGGCTGAGGAACCACAGCCCGGTTTTGGGTTCTGATGTGAGCCGGGAGCCGCTATACGCTCTGGGCAGCATGGCCTTCAGTGCTCTGGGAGCTGCCACTCAGACTGCCATCGCTGTGGGCATCTCCCTGCTGGCTTTGACTGCTCTGCTGCTAGTAGCCATGATCTACAGCCGACATCACCAGCGGGACAAGGACGCCGACGGCGCTGAAAAG TGA
- the LOC116716725 gene encoding leucine-rich repeat-containing protein 24-like isoform X1 — protein MAVGFVLLLSLLLPSPRPSLGVSPPCPAGCRCYSLTVECGSTDLRDIPRLIPPSTQTIFLQDNVISQIRQVDLTLLKHLHYLYLQNNTISGVEPGSFRDQSQLLELALNGNRIHLLTPNMLQGLEQLRILYLSGNDITRLLDYTFQGLQRLQELHLQQNSIEMIADKALFGLTSLALLDLSRNNLHTIGPTSLQPLVSLQVLRITDNPWRCDCALHWLRRWIDEDGQRLLSSAERRLVCNEPPRLSHLSLVEVPLNSLVCIPPVVQLEPRRLAVHLGESLRVSCHASGYPRPQVTWKKASQSQVVDSPRGLVQDLGAGGGEGSEEPFVGRVSLQKTAGEYFDPDTGSGMLFLSNVTVAHAGFYECEAWNAGGVAKVTFQLAINSSTSSSIWASWSQVSSAYSPAWPRLRNHSPVLGSDVSREPLYALGSMAFSALGAATQTAIAVGISLLALTALLLVAMIYSRHHQRDKDADGAEKQEESILYVNDYSDGPTTFAQLEEYRDEQGHEMYVLNRAKPVLPPAVSTTDLDCHAPSDTSSQTLSIGPGKTTNPTVPQNKQEQQEIDILTMRRIAGEGGEAEPIIPSEAEGLFLNHTGVFMESQIAYEIHC, from the exons ATGGCTGTGGGGTTTGTGCTTCTCTTGTCCCTCCTGCTCCCGTCCCCACGCCCATCTCTGGGTGTGTCTCCTCCCTGTCCTGCCGGCTGCCGCTGCTACAGCCTCACTGTGGAGTGTGGCTCCACCGACCTGAGGGACATCCCCAGACTCATTCCTCCTTCCACTCAG ACCATCTTCCTCCAGGACAATGTGATCAGTCAGATTCGCCAAGTGGACCTAACGCTGCTGAAGCACCTTCATTATCTGTATCTGCAG AACAACACCATTTCAGGTGTGGAGCCTGGCTCTTTTAGGGACCAGAGCCAGCTGTTGGAGCTCGCCCTGAATGGAAACCGGATCCACTTGCTCACACCGAACATGCTTCAGGGGCTTGAACAGCTCCGCATACTGTACCTGTCAGGAAATGACATCACACGCCTGCTGGACTATACCTTCCAGGGTTTACAG CGTCTGCAGGAGCTCCACTTGCAGCAGAACAGCATAGAGATGATAGCAGACAAGGCTCTGTTTGGTTTGACTTCTCTGGCTCTGCTGGACCTGAGCAGGAATAACCTCCACACCATTGGTCCTACATCCCTGCAGCCGCTGGTTAGCCTGCAGGTACTGCGGATTACAG ATAACCCCTGGCGCTGTGATTGTGCTCTCCACTGGCTGAGGAGGTGGATTGATGAAGATGGTCAGCGTCTACTCAGCTCTGCCGAACGCCGGCTGGTCTGTAATGAGCCACCACGTCTTTCCCACCTCAGCCTTGTGGAAGTCCCACTCAACAGCCTGGTGTGTATCCCTCCAGTAGTTCAGCTGGAACCAAGAAGGTTGGCAGTCCATCTGGGGGAGAGCCTCAGGGTGTCCTGCCATGCCTCCGGCTATCCCCGGCCACAA GTGACTTGGAAGAAAGCATCTCAAAGTCAAGTGGTGGACTCCCCTCGGGGTCTGGTTCAGGATCTGGGTGCTGGAGGAGGGGAAGGGTCAGAGGAGCCGTTTGTAGGCAGAGTCAGCCTCCAGAAGACCGCCGGCGAGTACTTTGACCCTGACACTGGCAGTGGCATGCTGTTCCTCAGTAATGTGACTGTGGCCCACGCAGGTTTTTATGAATGCGAGGCCTGGAATGCAGGAGGTGTAGCCAAGGTGACTTTTCAGCTTGCTATCAACTCATCTACTTCTTCCTCAATTTGGGCCTCATGGTCTCAGGTTTCCTCAGCGTATTCCCCAGCTTGGCCCCGGCTGAGGAACCACAGCCCGGTTTTGGGTTCTGATGTGAGCCGGGAGCCGCTATACGCTCTGGGCAGCATGGCCTTCAGTGCTCTGGGAGCTGCCACTCAGACTGCCATCGCTGTGGGCATCTCCCTGCTGGCTTTGACTGCTCTGCTGCTAGTAGCCATGATCTACAGCCGACATCACCAGCGGGACAAGGACGCCGACGGCGCTGAAAAG CAGGAGGAGAGCATCCTGTACGTGAATGACTACTCTGACGGCCCCACCACCTTTGCCCAGCTAGAAGAGTACCGTGATGAACAAGGCCATGAAATGTATGTACTGAACAGAGCCAAGCCTGTGCTTCCCCCAGCAGTCTCCACTACTGATCTGGACTGCCACGCACCATCCGACACCTCCAGCCAAACCCTGTCCATTGGGCCAGGCAAAACTACAAACCCCACTGTCCCTCAGAACAAACAGGAGCAGCAAGAGATTGACATACTAACCATGAGACGCATTGCAGGGGaaggaggagaagcagagccTATTATCCCATCAGAGGCTGAAGGGTTGTTTCTCAACCACACTGGGGTGTTTATGGAATCTCAGATAGCTTATGAGATCCACTGCTAA